The following proteins are encoded in a genomic region of Triticum dicoccoides isolate Atlit2015 ecotype Zavitan chromosome 1B, WEW_v2.0, whole genome shotgun sequence:
- the LOC119337298 gene encoding 60S ribosomal protein L22-like codes for MARVSRTTPNAAAASRTKEAAAPKSRTKKTPAAPRSRTKKTPPAATPPSPAAPAPAPANQTAPALATAPAPDVEVIEIGDFPTPSLSSGKRRDRERAGATASSPLDVDEIEMWTPRQKRRFDEDCLILSADPLAANKARPVVVPAAADDEDLAVLAERGPVACRDFPHARYLCVKFPFATTPHEKHCEQCYCFVCDVAAPCATWRGHAMYGHSHASDQDKIWKTMRGAKKANPCKTY; via the exons ATGGCGAGGGTCAGCCGGACGACGCCCAACGCGGCGGCGGCGTCGCGGACCAAGGAGGCGGCGGCGCCCAAGTCGCGGACCAAGAAGACGCCTGCCGCGCCCCGGTCGCGGACGAAGAAGACCCCCCCGGCCgccacgccgccctctccggcggcacctgcgccggcgccggcgaatCAGACGGCCCCTGCGCTGGCGACGGCACCTGCGCCGGACGTTGAGGTGATCGAAATCGGAGATTTCCCCACCCCATCCTTGAGCTCCGGGAAGAGGAGGGATCGGGAGAGGGCAGGGGCGACCGCCTCCTCGCCGCTCGACGTCGACGAGATCGAGATGTGGACGCCGCGGCAGAAGCGCCGATTCGACGAGGACTGCCTCATCCTCTCCGCCGACCCCCTTGCCGCCAACAAAGCCCGACCCGtcgtcgtccccgccgccgccgacgacgaagaCTTGGCGGTTCTCGCCGAGCGCGGCCCG GTGGCCTGCAGAGATTTTCCGCACGCGAGGTATCTCTGCGTCAAGTTCCCCTTCGCCACCACCCCTCACGAGAAGCACTGCGAGCAG TGCTACTGCTTTGTGTGCGACGTTGCTGCTCCGTGCGCAACTTGGAGAGGACATGCCATGTATGGGCATAGCCATGCTTCAGACCAGGACAAGATTTGGAAAACCATGAGAGGAGCGAAGAAGGCGAACCCGTGCAAGACCTATTGA